The genomic stretch TCGGGTATAGCTCTAACTGAAAAAACcatgaaattttcaatatttaagGGTTTATCTTGCATTTTCTGGACGGCTTCAAAATAGATGGCTTTGAAATGGAAGTGTTTTCGTGGACGGCTTCAAAATAATTAGCCAGTACTAAATGCTGATCAGTGCTTTAAGCAGAAACGAGTTTTGAGCAGCCATTCCAAACAAGAACATTGTCCTTTCAGCTTCaacttattttcttgaattagtTGTAGCTTTCATACTAAGTAGATCAACTTCTGAAGCAGGAAGCAGACAGTTACATTGACTTCTTGATATCTGAAGCCAAGACTCTCTCCGAGGAGCAGATCACCATGTTGCTCTGGGAGGCGATCATCGAGACTTCTGATACCACTCTGGTCACAACAGAGTGGGCTATGTATGAACTTGCTAAGAATCCAAAATGCCAGGTATAGCTAATTAATTAACTTTTTACATATTTTCTATTATCACTTATTTTATTACTTGCTTCAAGTAATTGTTGTTAGACAAATAGATATATTACAATATACAAAAATTCCAGATTCCTCTCTTCTGCGTTATTATTCTCAACTATTGTAATTTCCTTTACAGGATCGACTTGTTGAGGAGATTCAAAAAGTTTGTGGTTCTGAAACACTTACTGAGGACCACTTGTCTCAGCTTCCGTACTTGAATGCCATATTCCATGAAACTCTGAGGAAACACAGTCCAGTTCCAATAGTTCCTCCACGCTATGCACATGAAGATACCCAATTAGGAGGGTACTTTGTCCCAGCTGGAAGCCAGGTAGATAAGTGCACATggtttttttatgttaattcgACCTCTCACATATTGGATTAGGAATTTGAAACTTGAATTATGTCGTTTTAGATTGCTATAAACATATATGGATGTAACATGGACAAAGAGATATATGACAAACCAGAAGAGTGGATGCCTGAGAGATTTCTTGATGACAAGTATGACCTGGTAGAGTTGTTCAAGACATCGGCCTTTGGAGGAGGGAAGAGGGTTTGTGCCGGAGCTCTTCAGGCCTTGTTAATATCTTGCACAGCCATTGGCAGATTAGTACAGGAGTTTGAATGGCGACTGAAGGATGGTGAGGAAGAAAACATCGATACGGTTGGACTGACGACTCATAAGCTTCATCCTATGCATGCAATGTTGAA from Rhodamnia argentea isolate NSW1041297 chromosome 2, ASM2092103v1, whole genome shotgun sequence encodes the following:
- the LOC115727473 gene encoding ent-kaurene oxidase, chloroplastic-like isoform X2, with the protein product MNGLALPPLPEVPGLPIVGNLLQLKEKKPHMTFTKWAETYGPVYSIKTGATTMVVLNNNDVTKEAMVTRYPSISTRQLSNALKILTADKCMVAMSDYDEFHKMVKRYILASVLGPNAQKRLRSNRDTMMKNLTRRYHALIDDHPVEAVNFRKVFESELFALALKQEADSYIDFLISEAKTLSEEQITMLLWEAIIETSDTTLVTTEWAMYELAKNPKCQDRLVEEIQKVCGSETLTEDHLSQLPYLNAIFHETLRKHSPVPIVPPRYAHEDTQLGGYFVPAGSQIAINIYGCNMDKEIYDKPEEWMPERFLDDKYDLVELFKTSAFGGGKRVCAGALQALLISCTAIGRLVQEFEWRLKDGEEENIDTVGLTTHKLHPMHAMLKPRRLE